The DNA segment aagcattgtgttctctgtattaaaaaacaaatcagtatgagaatcatattttcttgtcccatcattaggcaggacaccaggaatgttacagcaaaggatctaaattctgtaaactgtggatgggaatttcttcatttgaatgagtttaagcattatattctggttttatactcctaggtctagagagacattcatcaatctttggccatctcatgtctgtgctctgaggcaaagcctttgcacacatgggctcttgggcacttggtaccaggtttcttgtggcaggtcagagctgggctggtgccacagctggggtggttcagcccagatgtgaggcaatggcctcagccagggacctgactgggggagctggagctgtcagtgctgcagacagagctgtgacacgggtggaatgaactgccaggcagggtagcagaagtgagttcatctggtctgcaaggacagcagcctccaagcacagcaacaggccagatcaaaactcagtctagacatctaaggcaattcaagggccccataataagctgttactgcttcacgaacacttaaaggagaaagaaatacactgtgtggccactgatgaattttatcagggaaagaagttatattctcggtgtctcttgtcctccatcttcaccagtaagttctcccaggcctctgtgacttgagacagtaatctggaggagaacaaccagcagtggatggggatcaaatcaggggtcactggaagtaacacaatcctttccagtctatgggacagcaggggcagcatcccaggagctgagacagcaggacggtgtcacagggaggccactctccaccatcttggaaagctcatggagactggggggactccctgaccactggcagctctcacacagtgtgtgcacttttcagaatggccaatgggtgagcaggggaactaagggctatgccccagaacatgtccactgggaccccatttctgggtgtctggaagagaaggtgacagggtttacccagggcaggctgtgtctgtccatcctctttgctttctgtgaggaaaggacagggttttggatgtgggcagagcagtgatggtccgttacctggaagtcagcaaggcattcagcgtcatcccccacaatatcatggtctgagtcagtgtgtaagtagatgggtgaaaaccatcttgatggctgggcttggaaagtgctgtataaagggagaaactttccaatcacgaggacagtcaagcactggaagctgtttcccaggagtgggcactcactctgtcccagaaagtgaccaagatgtgtttggatcaagccctgagtaatctggtctgaccctgctttgagcaggaggttgatcaagacacctcctgaggtccttttgagcttgaatgacactgtccttccttccccgtcatgttctgaaattagacaagtctctcaggttctctttgactacaagaataattcatatgaggtgcTGGGCTGCTTTACACTTGTCCCCAAACAGTcatgaccacaacttttgcatcccttttcatttgccccaacccagggtcttcatttaTGCTGTCCTAATACCGTTCTGGAAAGAACTTCcaaccttgttcatcctttcagagcaggttgttactcagaggtgtcagtatccatgtaaggagtctgcacatagccaggcagcaaagccactgttacagaactggagatgaggctcttgaccagctccttgaacccagatatcagaacgacttgcctgctgacattcccaggaacacttgaactctaagtgcagagcatgtgagtcctggttgggtatcctggcttgtttcctgacccatgtggtgcttcaggttttgaagagaatcaaaaccaactttttgactggggtagttccattttacatgtgtcacacagagcagatgaagggagctcagagctccaatctctgctgcactataaggcttgataccccatccataggtacatatctaagtggttcagacaaagggtgatcttgcaaaagtcaccctttgtgtccccaggtgcatggacactgctcatgtgcctctgcagagagtgtcaggggttggatccctttctcaggagaaactccttgctggaaagacacagctatgggggtgactcaacaaggttttattgcatttcacttggtatcagatttgacatatttggtgcttttctgtgatcactccttctgcacagatgatcacagaaagacaacagcttcataagagttggttacaaaggtcctgtcatgaacaagaaatctcaccgtgagatctggaggtaatgaggaagattataacaagcaccaggcaagaatctcgaggcctcttctgaagagtgggaggccctgagcagcagtgaccggccatgtgtggtgtgggagagcgtcaggggatggggggtagaaaagggtgatggctgatgacttcagcaaatccttacaaccatgtctgagccacaagtggaatgcagttgatgtctgcgagtggagggggaataggaggaagattttgggggagttatataaggaaggaaagcatgcttctcttggactagtcatatataacagtgctatttgcatgctgtgggcatggctgtgcctgggagatggggaatggctgctgctggggtgtttgtgctcagtcatggcccatgagctgaccctgctctgctcctctcttacactgcccacacttggatggacctcaggaatcatccatgagcctggtggatccatgaacctcctggagtgatgggtatggatccaaatagaggattcaagcaagtttgagactgggacagctcaggtgattggtgaccattgccaggtttatgaaagaagttgaacgggtttgggggacctcacaggcattgccaagtcctcagaaaaccagagccttgtggttaaagcaacagcacttggcaccaaacccacccccaaaacacaaaacactcacagtgaccacaggcagagcctgagaaacatttgactgaaaaggtgtcctttgtcaggtcctgggttcagggcttggccattctgatgatgaacaaacgtcaagggctgacgtggcaccagagccacctccacatcgcctttaccaccgctgaccattgtctccaggctttttcttgagaagcctccagggagagggactgcttgtgtcagcaatggcccttcgtggggtcccaaactgtgggggactacggtgggtccgtggattccctgacggagggcatgggaacagaaattagccttgaagatatgaaggcctacccatgagaaagatgggagtaaaggagtatccggagatattaaggatgtacccgtgagagagaagggagtagaagagtaacactgatgatagcaaaattagccaatgagatgttactgctgtaacttgtaaccaatagagaagagacacatgaattggtaaaactgaataaaaatgcacttgtggcaataaatggcatctactactttcatcttggaggaacttggtccatgtcgtttgtccgtctcaactgcgacaccaaacaccctcagaaacctggggtttgtttctgcccttcagttcatgacaggtttgttcattctttcagtacctgcagttcaggatcatggcagcagagggctcagtatcaTCCAAAATGCCATTACAAgacgatgctctctgcagcactttcctaaaggcttcaagtctggtgtggatgatttcagagatttcagaattgtagccaaacagtgagcatttccataataaagagtaataaaaccaaatctctaatatttccgtcaccctcccaaaacccttatttccacaacagctggtatcaacaatctccaatgaatattgatctagagaatctcctgagaacgactgaatgtgtcagagaagtgggtgcctaaagcatcacttgacggaggagacaggccaggacacctcaagaaaAGTCAcagaactctggaccaagaggtgggtgttcctgggaatctcaggtgccacagcacagtgatatttgtgttcagggagctgttcaagtgacccatctcctgttctgtaatggtgtctgagtttgctcaggtcacccctgacttgaaccccatccacggctgggtgttctccagactcctgccttcaggtacaaagtcccaggagaccttggtggtgaagatggaggcagagaagacatgaagaacctcagtcctgtctgattctactcttagaaagttcagcagcagttccacattcaccctgtctgttcttttactggaaatgaagccgtgtcagctgatttcagctggctctaAGATGGACCCACttcttccaaatctgagccactcagtgatgttggcagcacctctgggatattgtatttgagaaagggtaaaaaacgctgcacagcagcaggtgggagagaggagggaggaaatgtgagagaaaagcactgcagacaccaaggtcatgtcccataggacccaagcaggtccctcagcaggccaaagcttgctctcctgaaatcctgctcttggccttgtgatcatctcccaggagcctcagctccactttcccatccctgactgtcccatcctgaccaactctttctggtttgcaagtgtgaagtcccacagggcacctcacctcactgactcctcagtcacccgtgtcaggaagatgttgtcaatgagctccaaccctcctggatggctggtaccttgcagatattgggatatctcaggtctgccgcaAGGACGCggacctggaaacatgaggcttcttgtaTTTGTGTGAagaaggcctcatctaattcctcttcctgatcagtgggTCAGTAGCTGACgttcagtcaccacaacattgcccatgttgttctgccctctcctgctgactcctcagccttcagctgacattgtctgtccccaggcagagttcctcgcatctggtatttacccgtcagaaaactctgaatattgacaagataaagtgaccagttctgtatcagggtgggacaataaccccatccatcaggacagagcaggacctgacacgctgagcagtgaccctgaggagaagggcctgggcactccaaggtccccacaccagcccgtggtgcacgctcaccatgaacaaggcaactgcacacggggctgcatggggaggagcgtggggacccagacacctggagttctcatcccattcggttcagcactggtgtgaccccacacacacgggggtgtgccaatgtgcggcttcccagtttggagaagcagggaggaactggagagtgcagggctctgccaaggcaggttcagcaccttgtgcacatggggtgggatgctgagggacctgggctgctttggcccagcagcgctggggaggctgcagcagtgcaggagtagcctgagagtgcttgaagggtggtttcagaggtggtggaggtttcttcatagtgggaaagagcttgagaaagaaataacggcccaaagtgcagctggggaggtccaggctggacatgagcagcaaggaatgtgactggaagggcagtgctgtggtggagcaggtcagcagagggagtctgcatcagcccaaggctttgtgcttcaaggaacagctggggaggatgcagagatctcagcaaaggaaggaagatgctcagacaagagcaaggtggggcagcaggggggatgtctgcagcctgcagggaaagaggtgcaggggatgccacagcacaggacaggctgtggtggagatgatcaagggatgtagagaggctgaaAGCACCCTCCAGACaggagctccttctccccttggctatggctgttgtctgcacctctgatgcctgtgaggagacaccttgtccttccagcacaggggcctcatggcctccttgtccccagccaggaacctgggaggtgtgggaccatagtgctgcccttggccttgcacagccccacatcacactgtcccaggaagagcccagggttggggtcagggtttggccctttggttaaagaaacacatccaggtttaatcagtatcaaagagacctttactttgcttttgctgacctgtcatcactgcctcgaATTTTCTGCTCTACTCAaatcctggatattgtttctcagtaggttccctcagtgggactcattaacattacaagaaactttgcagtttgaatctgactttgacttcttgagaggtttcttcatcttcctccagggtctgaggtccatggactcaacaccaacgccaccagaggggtcattaaagcaccttgggctgctcctgtgctgctgagctgggctgggctcctgggacagagggagctcctggcaagcggcagcgctgcagagagacagctctgcccaggagcagctcctctgcacagtgcagcagggctgagggctctgcctcgggatctcagggagatgagcaaggcagagagagattaaaggtggtcaggattgggaggatgactgagagctcactggaggagaaacctttgcagcccttgccatggtaagtctccgggtgcagggcaatgcagctgtagctcctggaggcatctcctaaaactggcacaggcacagcttgtgggatctgtaggGATGGGGATGTTTTTCAGCAActtagaaaatctgagaagcaagttgtgcacccaggggtgcccagggctgtcctgcagagcagggtccctgcaccccagggctgtgccggggcagggactctgccgcctgccagggtcagggctcagcctgcccagggagatccaatggcagcagctgtgggtggaaggagcgacccccggcagggcaggcagggagcttgtggggttgaagggtgctgtgtgggtcagggctgctcacagctccagatcaaccccacagacatggcagagggtccttctgaacaatagCATcgagacagcaacagctgcaagggaaggagtctgtgctttcagttttccactcttggttatctgggtgtgcagtgggagacggggatttatttctttgctttggagaagacactgagaccccagttctcgttaggacttgtctgagctgctcctgagcccctgcacacacagagctgcccctgggcagtgccaggaggtgtgagcaggacagagctgagcacacagcgggtgggacggggtctgtgacactgacagggagcagacccagggacagagacacagctgcaggcagcacagacatgggcagggagaaggagctgtgaccagaaatgctggggaggggattcaggacccccctgccatcccctgcagtgcagacacattttgcagtgcaacccctggtctcctctcctccccagcagagcctctgccccaaagccatggggtccaggtcacgagtctccacctcagcagctggacctccaggtgaagggttcctggaacggtgaacacaagacaggtgctaaaagtacttgctctacagtgtctttatgtgagtggcagcagcacatccaagtaaggagaaggttccacagcatgcccgtctgccttcctgtccttgctttattttctggtagcactgcagtgttcttccctgtttctctatctgtccctggtgctcttgctctctggggttaaGGTggcagtgtgggtcagtttttgttctgacaccagttcagtggatcttgtctcacaggtgtgtccatggaaactagatgcccaagctgcattttaaactgtgatgaactctTTTTCTTAGTTGGTAGAAaaagagaatgaggggaaacatctcttcatcagggaggaggttttccatgagaaacagcacgtttattttcctcatagaactctcctctaacttgtcattgtcttttcctccttgcacaggtcctcatgcccatagacagcaaatgtccaacagcagctccaccacccagttcctcctcctggcattcacggacacacgggagctgcagctcttgcacttctggctcttcctgggcatctacctggctgcccgcctgggcaacggcctcatcatcaccaccatagcctgggaccagcacctccacacccccatgtacttcttcctgctcaacctcgccctcatcgacctgggctccatctccaccattgtccccaagtccatggcaaactccctctggaacaccacagccatttcttttatgggatgtgctgcccagctctttctctttgtctttttcctttcagcagagtattctcttctcaccatcatgtcctacgaccgctatgttgccatctgcaaacccctgcactacgggaccctcctgggcagcagagcttgtgtccacatggcagcagctgcctgggccactgggattctcaatgctctgctgcacacggccaatacattttcactgcccctgtgcaagggcaatgccctgggccagttcttctgtgaaatcccacagatcctcaagctctcctgctcacactcctacgtcAGGGAACTTGaacttcttgtggttggtgtttcttatgcatttggctgttttgtgttcatcgtggtgtcctatgtgcagatcttcagggccgtgctgaggatcccctctgagcaggggcggcacaaagccttttccacctgcctccctcacctggtcgtggtctccttgtttatcagcactggtgcatttgcttacctgaagccccactctgtctcctccccattcctggccctactgatgtctgttctgtactcgctggtacctccgacattgaaccccctcgtttacagcatgaggaaccaggagctcaaggatgctctgaggaagctgatcactggatgttttcagcaccCATAGGCTCCCTACTTTCCTCTGCAAAGGGCTCCAGTCTACACCATGACAGGCCAAGTTTAGTTTTCAttctctatgttttttttttttcccttttccccgtgTGATGTCATCTTCAGAGTAatgtcactattcatcccattaagtatccACACAATTTGTGTGACTGAGACActttgtgtaaatgaggagtTTCTCATTGCGTTTAAGTGAAGTAAAAGAATTTACCACagctttttgtctgtttgttttcagtctgagATCCATACTCAGCATAGTTAGaacaaatgggaaatgaaaacaccttcttggcagcaccagctctgggaaggctgctctgtgcctggagcagtaagagctcttgaggaccttaggggccagggcttttgtgctggactggggagaggggatggcatggaggggctgcagacctctcaggatctactggagaggagagcaaaggacacacaggtgcctccttttccttttgccatgcATGTTCATGCACCACTGGGCTGACtcctctctgagccccaggagctgctgtgcccttcagaggggcagaggctgtggggtgagtgcccagagcatctgcaatgggcactggtgtgggatcagccctgactgggctttgctggggagagggcattcggggtagagagagggcaggggaggtgggagagactcgaagagctgggctgggctggaaaggacctgggagagaaaaacatcagcctgtatctcgtgctgcatggccatgcagggtgaagactcacaccaggggttgtggtgcagagccagggcttgtgtgagggatcaaagacatgcaggtgcaggagagaggaggctgctctgtgcccttggtatcatagacagaccaggaaggtggcccaggccCTTTGTCACCAcccaaccactcatcatctctcatgggccatgtccagcactggccgctCAGCCCAGGTTTACaggtgaggttccctgtgaggccatgtccatcctcctgctgggctcagggcctgtctcagggaatggccagccctgcccagcctctctcctggcccagaccctggcagagcctggcacagggcCGTCTTTGACCCCACAGCTGACATGgtctctccaggagcttggagaggctgcctaacagaaaggctatggggtgacaaggcaccatggactgatgtgggcatcacatcaggagaccgttccctatCCCGAATgcactctgtcctgtgctgagcctgcaccatggtccatctgtgggccagcagggctgggctgtcacagcacaaggtggaggcaggggccacaaagcagctgccaggggtgacagtaagggcaggtgcagacaaggagttcatgtacattagctttgctgagcagagatgactttgggaaaggtaaagctcacctggagttggtggctgcaagaaaagtccagagcaaaaccaagagcttCAAGAACTGTGTAAGAGACCAtggctgaagaagggaaacacagagctgctgctgggtggggaggggaattcaataacagcagacactgataccagtgctgagggactcaatgcctcctgtgcctgggtctttactgaaacatctcccaggcctctgttcaaggggttcaaggaggagaatatttcttagcaggaccctcaggaaatCTCAGCAGGACCAACATCAGTGTCTGCCCCTCCAAGGAACTCACCTGggaatggcacaggctggggatgtctggctgggagcagctgtgggaaaggtctgtgtgggcaaggagctggacaggaggcagcgtgtgccctggtgcaagggaggcccgGAGCACCCCGGACTATGTCACCAGGCgctcggccaggaggtggagggaagggattctctgaaatgctccatccagatctcagatcccaattcaggaaggatattggcaagctggagtaGGTTGAGcgaagggcctcaggacagccagggactggagcacttgtcctgtggggagaagctgagggagccgggcttgtccagcccagagaagggaaggatgacagggacctcgtcacagcct comes from the Patagioenas fasciata isolate bPatFas1 chromosome 12, bPatFas1.hap1, whole genome shotgun sequence genome and includes:
- the LOC136113498 gene encoding olfactory receptor 14J1-like, producing MVGFSDAGTRNEIAEYSLLTIMSYDRYVAICKPLHYGTLLGSRACVHMAAAAWATGILNALLHTANTFSLPLCKGNALGQFFCEIPQILKLSCSHSYVRELELLVVGVSYAFGCFVFIVVSYVQIFRAVLRIPSEQGRHKAFSTCLPHLVVVSLFISTGAFAYLKPHSVSSPFLALLMSVLYSLVPPTLNPLVYSMRNQELKDALRKLITGCFQHP